The sequence CCTCGATAGATCCGATGGAGAAATACCAATCCCGTTATCTGAAATAATTAACCTAACTTCCTTCGAATCTTCTTCTGATAGTAGACGAATTGTTCCCCCATCTTCCGTATACTTTAATGAATTTGAAAGAATTTGGGAGAGAACATATTCAAACCATTTTTTGTCTGTCAAAATGTCAGTTGACTCTACTTGAAAGTCTACCTTTATGTTCTTTTTAATAAACAGCTTAGCCTGTTGTTTAATAACTGACCGCACGATGTGGTCCAATGCTGTTTGAGAAATGAAATAATCATGGTTAAAATCATCAGTTCGAACAAAGTATAAGGCTTGTTCAACATAGTCATCAATTGTCGAAATTTCATCGTCTATGCTTATGAGATCTGGGCTTTTAGGGTTTGTTTCAACAATCAATTTGCTAATTGCGATGGGTGTTTTTATTTCATGAAACCAGGAAGTCATAAAATCCAACGTTTCTTTTTTCTCTTGTAAAATGGTTAGTATTTTTTCTTGGTGATTGTTATGAACCGATTGTAAGAATTGGCTATACAAAT comes from Sporosarcina sp. FSL K6-3457 and encodes:
- a CDS encoding sensor histidine kinase, with the protein product MNISFTHFLRFQRRTIAMYLFIMTFITIMLYVEPTMSIHLQNIIYIHLITFSIFSFYMAIEFFNIKKSFSYLEQQWKDGQRIHENVNPSKTYEQYLYSQFLQSVHNNHQEKILTILQEKKETLDFMTSWFHEIKTPIAISKLIVETNPKSPDLISIDDEISTIDDYVEQALYFVRTDDFNHDYFISQTALDHIVRSVIKQQAKLFIKKNIKVDFQVESTDILTDKKWFEYVLSQILSNSLKYTEDGGTIRLLSEEDSKEVRLIISDNGIGISPSDLSRIFDKGFTGTSGRIHKKSTGIGLYLAQKLANKLGHTLSVTSKENDYTTFTIHFPKGLDYYSIL